DNA from Sorex araneus isolate mSorAra2 chromosome 6, mSorAra2.pri, whole genome shotgun sequence:
AGAAGAGCAAGAATTCACTTGTTTGGTAGGTACTTTTCCTCTTTACATATGTTGTCTCTTGGAATCATGGATTCTATTGTTTTCTTCCACATCTGATTCTATATTTACAACCTGATCTTCTCAAGTGCTCAaaggaaaaattcagaaaaaaggCAATATTTTACAGGGACGGTAAAGTCTCATTCTATTTAAACTTAGCAGTTTCTTAATTCATGCTTGATAACATCCAGGCATATGTGTGTTCAAGAAAGAGTTGCTTCTTTTCTTGTTTATCAACCTGGCAGTGTATCTGCAAAGCAGAGTCCTTAAAATCATGGAGTAATGATATATTCAGataaattaaacattaatttagAAAGCATGTTGTAACTGTAACAGTGGTGATTGCCAAGAAGCAAAACTCTTGcctcagcaaaatgggaaatGAAAATTCCAGCAAGACTTTGGAATCTGTAACATTGTGGATAGGAGCAGTCCTGAGTGAGGGAAAGAGGGctggaagccaggtcagctgacCTGCAAGTGTCCCGTGGGGGCAGTACTCGAGGGATCACTAGGTACAAATAGccctgtgctgctcaggccccagaaTCCAGCTCCCAACTGCTCCTCATTCTCCAGAAGCTGACCGCTCAGGTCCAAACAGGATGAAGCTGTCCCTGGTGGTTGTCCTGGCCGCTATAGCCCTTTGCTGCTACCAGGGTAAGTGCTCAGTGAGTCAAGCGTTCCTGGGGATGTTGACCAGTAATATGACTTTTCCACAGTACCACCAGGAACTGTATGGAAAAAGTTTGATGGTTAGTGATCCAAGTTCTGTTTTCTAGATTAATTGCACCATGCTCTCTATAATTTCACATGAGTTCATGTACAGGAAGTAGCACACGGCTTTTTGCATTTTCCTCCTTAATCTGACTTGTTGGAATATCAGGGACGAAACAAACATCAAcatgcttgttttgttttcttttgttacagCTGATGCAGGAACTGTCTGTCCAGCACTCTCTCAAGATCTAGTTAATTTCTTCTCGGCTCCAGACTTTTTGTACCGCAGAGAGCTTCTGGCATTTGACTTACCAAAGCAGGCTGTGGAGGATAGGATAGAATTAAAGCAATGTGCGAATCACATGAGTGTGAAAGACAGACTGCTAATTAACAGACTATTggtaatttctttcttctttctttgtgtggGTTTTGCAGAGATGCACAGCAGAAAGGAGGCATTGATCTTGAGCGTGCACTAGTAGAGACTGATCCTGTCTTCACGTATGATAAGTGCTCTGTGTTTACATGATCCTTTAGGGCAATTATACGCACCTATCACATGGGTCAGGGGACATGACAGGACAGGGACCACCATCCTAGGTCACCTGGAAAGGCTTTGAACCAGGCTGGCTTTAGGAAGGGAAACTATAAGCTCAATGAGTGATGTGGAAGTGGCCAAGATCTTTTGCCACTGCCTGAGAATTTTTAGATGGAAAATCCCCTCACCTCTGGGAATGTCTGAGAACTGAGAGACGGTGGATATCATGTGCATAGTGGGAGACCTGCTGGGAGAATAGACCTCGTTATTTGGGAGGGACGTACCATTGGTTCATTACAGTTTCCACCCCCATTTTCTTTAGAATCCTGAGGAGTGGACAGAGATCACAGCATAATTGCTTTTGTGCCACAGGTGCTGCTATGACACCTACATTAGGTCTTCATCAATAATGCAGATGTGTGAGGGCTCCACCAGATCCTCTCCCTGTAGGAGAGGAGGTGATGATTCTAAGTAAATACCCACAGGTGCTGGATTATTCCTGACCATTACCTGTGACTCAGGTTCAAATTCCATAGCGTGTGGCCAGGAATCTCTGAAAGTGAACTAGTATCCTCCAATCACTGTCCCAAACGATTAGTCCTATGTCCCTTCGGGGTATCAAGCAATTATATTTGATCTGGGACATCACAGAGAATTTGTGGATTTCATAGTACCATGTATCTTCATTAACTCTCCATTGAATTGCATATCAGGTCATTGCTTGTTCATTAGAATCATACTAGGTCAGTGTCATTTTCTCCCACGTGCTGTGTAAGCCTTATCAGCATCTTGTTCCTTGTGTTGATGACATCTCATTGAAATCCTGGGTGACTGACAACCTGTGTTAACTTGGTGTGTGTTGAGCAGCATTCTTGACACCcttcttcctattttctttttccttttcagctCAAAATATTTGCCAAGTGCAATGAATAGAATGGAAACTTCTTCTACACCATCATCCAGGGTTTGCAATAATTAAGTGATATTTCTAGAAAATGAACACACAAGTTTCAATATTTGTTCTAATAAATTACTTGCCCTGAACATCTCTGCCTGTCTTTTTATTGCCTGTTTTGATTCAGAAATATGAGACACTGAATGGGGTATTATTTCCCTTAAGGGGGTCTTTGAGCATTGACAAGAGTCAAGTACAAAAAATGCGGGACCAGTTGCACATGGCAAAGTAGGCACAGGAGTCACACAAGAAATAATTGTACACCTCTGAGTCATTCTGCACTTCATTTCATTCTTTCGataagagagaaatgaagaacAATATCACTAAGAGAGATCTAGACTGACCATTGCAGGGGAAAAGGGCCATATTAGAGGGGAATAGCCTTTTAAAACATATTGAGATGTAGGCACTCTAGTAGAGCTTGTGGAAAATATTGTAAAGATAAAAACGTaacaaatttaaaacaatctAGTGACTGCttatacaaaagagaaaatttggtGTGTTTATGGTTCAAACATGAGTCTCCCAACCAGCAACACCAGAGTTCATTATCATTAGCTGAGCCATTAAAAAAAGGTGGGTTGttgtgaattttcaaagaaaagcgCGGGCGCATATTAGGAACGTGAGCATTTGGAGGCCGAGAATCGTTCCCCACACCTGCCCATTGTGGTGATGGAAAGACGAAGGACCAGGGAACGGAGCGACCTGGACTGGACCCCAGGTGTTCGGTAGTCAGTttactttctctcctctccagtgTAGTCCAATCTCTCCTCTTATGTTTCAATTGTAGTCATAGTTTTAGTTGTCGTTCCAGTCATCAtaattccatcatcctagtctcctcctAGACCTCATAGTCTTCTCCTTCATTATCTCCTTCTTCATCTCGTTGTGGTCTCATAGTTCTCTACTTGTCATTGTTGTCATCTAGTCTACATCTTTCTCCTTCTAGTCCATGATTTTCATCATAGTCCTCGTATACTtgtcctcaaagtcccaaagttgttttcttcttcctccttacaGCATTGTTATGTAACAATCACGAAGGGTGGGGTACAGGTAGGTGGgtttgaacattgtcataacaacaaacagagggaAAGACACTCTTtgaggggaagttctaggagattaactcaaggacaaaatgtcatctgaggattcagcactccCGATTACTGGAGATCCACTCAAggccaggattccatctaggaTGTAcagctttctcctttcctccaggTAGTAATCCATTTCaacagttatagtaaatttacttcttctaatatttctagaatgtcattttgtatgaccACAGctagagatatattaagcttagagGTTGTatcttcctagggacatctcagTGTATATCCCAGAGCAAGTCTTCAGGGTAGGTTAGGCTTTtctaacccagcagggtcctgatCAGTTACTTCTGTTCAGGACATGACAGCGTTTGCtcatggccatgctcttaacttattgtactTAGGATGCTAGCTTGTgtcctttcgatgccagggtatcttgcagcctgccctgggtccttcctgtCCCTTCATTAGGAATCTGCTTTGGAGTGCTgggagctaagggcaactgagacttaagtcattgaaaatggatgcccaggagtaaaaattattttggagtcaatgaaTTCCCATGTTACGAAGTCTATTATGAACTCTCTTcctgtttatacaaaaaggacattgctaaataagccatgcacatgacataaaggaaagagaaaagcaatatagtcTTATTAGTGGTTGATGGAATTggctgtgcctcaggggcactgttgtgggagtagctcaataaccCTACGCTCCCTGCAGGgatggggttgggatggggagcaAGGGCAACCTAATGTTATCCAACAGGTTGTCTTTTCAGTCTGTTACACTTCCATGAAATAAGTATGCAGAGGTTCTTCTTCGAATCCCCCACATGATACCAATCCAGAACTCAGCTACCACTTCACTGTTTATGACCTTGCACTATCCCATTGCTTACCACAATGCCAACTCACCCACATATTGAAAGTGTGGTTTCACACAATCAACGTGGTACAgcatgaaatactatgcaactggaaaaatgataaaataatgcaaACAACTGCAATTTGTATGGTCCTGGATGATGGAGGTTTGTTGCACAGTTCCCAAACAATTTGGTCTTCAGAGCCAATGAAAAAGGTCTGGGTTCCGAGCTGTTTGTTGGACAGATTGATGCTATGGGATCTGGAATCTTCCAGAGATTAGTTTAGATTGTTGGTTTAGCTTGAAACATGGTCTACTGACACCTATGGTATCTGTAAGACATGCAACTTGGTTTCTGCTTTAGATCACAGAAACTCCATACACTCTGTCCCCAGAACCATAAATCTGACTTTCTCCTTTAGCACATGTCCTCTCATTCTACATGTCCTGTATTGACTGAATTCATTCTGTCCCTTTATAATCATTGTTTGTCCTGGCTAAACTTATCAGAGGACCACCAGTAATTGTTCAGCATTTATTTTCTTAGCCAGTAGATGATGGACATGTCCGTGAGCCATCAATCATAGACTGTGAAGGAACTGTCTCCCTCCTCTTGGTCTTCCCATGACTGCAGGATGGCTATATTGACAATGTAATGCTTGTGATTTGATGGAGAAGAAGGAGGACAAATACTAGATGCTTGCACTTGTCTGTGATATATAGAAGAATAACAAGAAGAAGGCATGCCATGTATCAAAGGGAGAGGCCTAGAGTAGCCTTGGCCCTAGACGGGGAATGGTGCTACAGTGAATATAGGCATCCAAGTCCCTTTTGTAAATACAGTTTTAGGGTTACTGGGGGACTGGATCCCATTGACTAGCAATTGCTGGATTTTGGAGAAGTCTCTGCTTTTTTCCAGAGAGTTGAAAGCATAATTATGGAAATAGACCACGTTTCCATCAACAGTGGGTGAGGGTTCCTTTAAACCCACATTCCTGCCAGCATTGATTTTTCTGCTCTTGTCGATAGGTGCTGGTCTCATCGACACGAGTAATTATCTCATTGATGGCATTGACACTAGAGTGACCCAGGAGGCAGGGAACACAGTGAGGCAATGCCAtgaccaagcaaacagaagcaaaacaagCTACGCAAATAGGACTATGTCAATGAGGAAGAGTCTTAACCCCAAATTAGATTAGAATGGAGAGACCTTGAAGATTTGAGAAAATATACACTCTCATAATCTGAAAAAAGGTTTGACATCAAAGAAATGGAAAGCACTTAGAAAAGTTGATAGCAGCAAATAATGAACAATCTCCATTATTAACAGGGATAAGAGAGGGATAGACTGTCTTTCAAAGAATCGACATGTGAAGAAGCGCTGTTCATCACTTACCCTagggaaatggaaacaaaacaacattgattttttttgctttttttgggtcacacccagcgatgcacaggggtcactcctggctctgcactcaggaattaccgttggcggtgctcaggggaccatatgggatgctgggaattgaacccagattgaactcgtgcaaggcaaatgccctacgtgctatGCTAGAGCTTCAGCCCCAACAAAATATTGTTTTTGAAGatgctacataatttattttctttttcttgttatgaatatcGTGAGAAGTCACGTGGCTGGAAAAGTGGCTAGGcagtccaggaattctaaaattgtaaatgtaaaAAGCTCATGTAGTTTTGCACTTTAAGGTAGGATTCAGTGAGAAAGTCACATCATTGCAGTGTGATGGGAGTTTTCTACTAATAATGTTGTACTTTTTTCTCTTGACTCCAAGAGAAACTCTTCCCTTGATTTTACTTAGACACCAGTACCGAATTCTCACTTTATATCATCCTAGCTTTTTTTCATCATGTATTTGGGTATTGCACTCAGGTTATGTCCTCGTTATCACGacaccccccctacacacacacacccctttttgAAGATCTTTTTATCTGTAGACAGCAACAAGCTcttcagcttttatttatttgatttttggttttgaggcacaTCTGGAAGTGTTTTTTCACACTTGCTTCTGTTCTGCAGTCATGGATCGCCCCTGGTGGGCTCCTggaactatacgggatgctggggaatgaaccctgtggtctatgtgaaaggcaagtgccctacttgcagTACAAGGGCTCTGCtatctctttaaatttcttttcttttttgggtcacacccagcgttgctcagcggttactcctggctctgcactccggaattactcctggcagtgctcgggcgaccctatgtgatgctggggatcgaacctgggtcaaccgcgtgcaaggcaaacatcttacctgctgtgctaatgcttcAGCCCCACGCCTctttaaatgcttaaaatatagttttatctttatttctttgaaacaCAATAATTTACAATTCTGTTCAGGAAAGGAATTTCGTGCACACAGTGTTCCCATACTGACACTCTCCTCCAGAGCGTCTGCTTCCGTCAACGCTTCTCTCAGGGCTGCAGTCCACCTCCCCTCACAGTCTATCTCCCATCACCGCCCTTGGTAGACTCAGTTCTACAAACCAGTTTTCAGGTTCCACTTTTGTGGCCTTTTGTTATTCTCTTACgaagtattttttcattttatttactttttactctgtggtttgggaatgccatacctggtggtgttcagagcttatagCTGCTTCTGCACCCAGAGATTCCTTCTGCATCTCATCGAACCAAATGGAGCCCTGAGGATCAAACgtaggtagggcagttgcctgcaaagcaaacaaacacccttcctgctctactatcactctgcacctacacgttttttttttaaatatcccacataGCTTTTTTCTGCTGCTGCgcgagattgaccccggaggcaactgaaccactttggacacgagcagcgcccccaaaatgcctccaaactgtgtgctcggagctactggcccaggcgccgccagcgaatGATGCAGTTAcgaaaagaattttccctggacttcatatagaaatccaaaaccgcgcggctgcgatatctcttgattgtcagcaacgtgtaaatgttcctttttggcagggcttaccgtggggggaaactccaaacaatagtactgagttttttgttgaagggtaaaagattgtagcaatagaattttaggcagattTTTCTCTGgattttatatagaaacccaaaaccgcgcggccggtgccgcggccgcacaacctaatgtcatctaatcatcagcaatatgaaatggttcctttgtaatgggttggactttggggggaccataatagggttaaagtttgtagcgacgtgtaatttctggctgtactttccctggactttatacagaaattcaaagccgcgaggccgctgccatggccacgcaacctattgtcatttaatcatcaccaatgtgaaatggttcccttttaacgggtcggactttggtgggaaatcctaacaggactttggtgggaaatcctaacaagaatagtaagtctttt
Protein-coding regions in this window:
- the LOC129406113 gene encoding secretoglobin family 1D member-like, encoding MKLSLVVVLAAIALCCYQADAGTVCPALSQDLVNFFSAPDFLYRRELLAFDLPKQAVEDRIELKQCANHMSVKDRLLINRLLLKIFAKCNE